From SAR324 cluster bacterium, a single genomic window includes:
- the dksA gene encoding RNA polymerase-binding protein DksA produces the protein MDDTTLDLEFFRNELNRQREEILGDSEITLHEMQEESTLFPDPSDRATLESDHITVLRIRDRQNKLLGKIQEALDRIENGTFGECEECGGPIGSKRLSIRPVTTLCINCKEEQEEEENIRKSKKS, from the coding sequence ATGGACGACACGACACTTGATCTGGAATTTTTTAGAAATGAACTCAATCGCCAGCGTGAAGAAATATTGGGGGATTCAGAAATTACCCTGCATGAGATGCAGGAGGAAAGCACCTTGTTTCCAGATCCGAGCGATCGGGCAACCCTGGAAAGCGATCACATCACTGTTTTAAGAATCAGAGACCGTCAAAATAAACTGCTGGGTAAAATTCAGGAAGCACTGGACAGGATTGAAAACGGGACGTTTGGAGAATGTGAGGAATGCGGTGGCCCCATCGGCAGCAAGCGACTGTCGATACGACCGGTCACGACTTTGTGTATTAATTGTAAAGAGGAGCAGGAAGAAGAAGAAAATATACGGAAATCAAAAAAGTCCTGA
- the era gene encoding GTPase Era yields the protein MADELTRYCGFIGVIGCPNVGKSTLLNQVVGQKISITADKPQTTRNRIYGIRTQAVHQMVFIDTPGIHTSTKVLNQRINNYALQTLKDVDLLLLLIEPSFNPSRPPQETEILQRLGKEIQNTFLVINKIDQISKEALYKVIDGWQKMAEFAEIIPVSALKGDNMDRLLQLIQKRLPENPFYFEEDQVTNVSERFLAGEFVREEIFRQMQQELPYATAVVVESWMEEPKIIKIFCVIYVERDSQKKILIGHKGEQLKAIGTNARKKIEGLLGQKVFLDMHVKIRKKWSQDVQFLDSIGLQDI from the coding sequence ATGGCAGATGAATTAACACGATATTGCGGCTTTATTGGCGTGATCGGCTGTCCCAATGTCGGGAAATCCACCTTGCTCAATCAGGTGGTCGGGCAAAAAATTTCCATCACCGCGGATAAACCCCAAACGACTCGTAACCGGATTTACGGAATCAGAACCCAAGCTGTTCATCAAATGGTGTTTATCGACACGCCGGGCATCCATACCTCCACGAAAGTGTTGAATCAGCGGATCAACAACTATGCGTTGCAAACCCTGAAAGATGTTGATTTACTGCTGTTGCTGATTGAACCCTCTTTCAATCCGTCCCGTCCTCCACAGGAAACAGAAATCCTTCAACGACTGGGCAAAGAAATCCAGAATACGTTTCTTGTGATCAACAAAATTGATCAAATATCCAAAGAAGCACTGTACAAAGTCATCGATGGGTGGCAAAAAATGGCGGAATTTGCCGAGATCATCCCCGTTTCAGCACTCAAGGGGGACAATATGGACCGTCTGCTCCAGTTGATCCAGAAGAGACTGCCTGAGAATCCATTTTATTTTGAGGAAGATCAGGTTACCAATGTTTCAGAACGTTTTCTGGCTGGAGAATTTGTTCGTGAGGAAATATTTCGTCAGATGCAGCAGGAATTGCCCTATGCCACTGCCGTCGTTGTGGAATCATGGATGGAAGAACCTAAAATCATTAAAATTTTCTGTGTCATTTATGTGGAGCGGGATTCCCAGAAGAAAATACTGATCGGACACAAGGGGGAACAACTGAAAGCAATCGGCACCAACGCACGGAAAAAAATTGAAGGTTTGCTGGGGCAGAAGGTATTTCTGGATATGCATGTGAAAATCAGAAAAAAATGGAGCCAGGATGTTCAGTTTCTCGATTCCATCGGGCTCCAGGATATCTAA
- the groES gene encoding co-chaperone GroES, with amino-acid sequence MIRPLQDRILVKRIEAEEKTAGGLFIPDSAKEKPQEGEVKAVGKGKRLENGELLSPDVKVGDKILFSKYGGTEVKIDGQELLIMREDDILGVVE; translated from the coding sequence ATGATTCGCCCATTGCAAGATCGAATTTTAGTCAAGCGGATTGAAGCCGAAGAAAAAACAGCCGGAGGCTTGTTTATTCCGGATTCAGCTAAAGAAAAACCACAGGAAGGTGAAGTGAAAGCCGTTGGAAAAGGCAAGCGCCTGGAAAATGGCGAGTTGCTTTCTCCAGATGTCAAAGTCGGAGACAAGATTCTGTTCAGTAAATACGGTGGCACAGAAGTGAAAATCGATGGACAGGAACTCCTGATCATGCGGGAAGATGATATTCTGGGTGTGGTTGAATAA
- the groL gene encoding chaperonin GroEL (60 kDa chaperone family; promotes refolding of misfolded polypeptides especially under stressful conditions; forms two stacked rings of heptamers to form a barrel-shaped 14mer; ends can be capped by GroES; misfolded proteins enter the barrel where they are refolded when GroES binds) has protein sequence MSKQIDFGTVSRDRLLAGVNKLADAVKVTLGPKGRNVLIEKSFGAPLVTKDGVSVAKEIELEDKLENMGAQMVREVASLTSDNAGDGTTTATVLAQAIVIEGNKNIAAGANPMDLKRGIEKAVSAVKERLKEISKSISGSREIAQVGTISANSDEAIGRIIAEAMEKVGKDGVVTIEEAKSAETTLDVVEGMQFDRGYLSPYFVTDSERMECVLEDPFIILVEKKISNMKDLLPILEQIAKTGKAFLLIAEDIEGEALATLVVNKIRGTLKCAAVKAPGFGDRRKAMLEDVAYLTGGTVVSEDMGMKLEDLTLDKLGRAKTITIDKDNTTLVDGSGDKNSIKARINQIRKQVEETTSDYDREKLQERLAKLAGGVAVINVGAATEIEMKEKKARVEDALHATRAAVEEGIVPGGGVALLRCLDSVKKAVESLENADQKVGAQIILKALEAPVRQIVSNAGLEGALIVDKIKNSSINQGFDAATETYVDMFEAGIIDPTKVVRTALENAASVAGMILTTEAAVHEIPEKKDAGGPPPGMGGMGGMGGMGGMM, from the coding sequence ATGTCAAAGCAAATTGATTTCGGTACTGTGAGTCGTGACCGACTGCTGGCTGGTGTGAACAAACTGGCAGACGCTGTGAAGGTTACTCTGGGACCCAAAGGGCGAAATGTCCTGATTGAAAAATCTTTTGGAGCGCCTTTGGTCACCAAAGATGGTGTGAGCGTTGCCAAAGAAATTGAACTGGAAGACAAACTGGAAAACATGGGTGCCCAAATGGTTCGTGAAGTGGCGTCCCTGACTTCTGACAATGCCGGCGATGGAACCACCACCGCCACGGTACTGGCCCAGGCCATTGTGATCGAAGGCAACAAAAATATCGCGGCAGGCGCGAATCCAATGGACCTCAAGCGTGGTATTGAAAAAGCGGTTTCCGCTGTCAAGGAACGATTGAAAGAAATTTCTAAATCCATTTCAGGTTCCAGGGAAATCGCTCAGGTTGGTACTATTTCCGCTAACAGCGATGAAGCCATCGGGCGTATCATTGCTGAAGCCATGGAAAAAGTTGGTAAAGATGGTGTTGTAACCATTGAAGAAGCCAAAAGTGCTGAAACAACGCTGGATGTTGTTGAAGGAATGCAGTTTGACCGTGGTTATCTGTCTCCTTATTTTGTAACAGACAGTGAGCGGATGGAATGTGTTTTGGAAGATCCATTCATCATTCTTGTTGAAAAGAAAATCAGCAACATGAAAGACCTGTTGCCTATTCTTGAGCAAATTGCCAAAACAGGAAAAGCCTTTTTGCTGATTGCTGAAGACATTGAAGGTGAAGCACTGGCGACTCTGGTGGTGAATAAAATCCGTGGAACCTTGAAATGTGCCGCTGTCAAAGCTCCCGGCTTTGGCGACCGACGCAAGGCAATGCTGGAAGATGTCGCATACCTCACCGGTGGAACTGTTGTTTCTGAAGACATGGGAATGAAACTGGAAGATCTGACTCTGGATAAACTGGGTCGTGCCAAAACCATTACCATCGACAAAGACAATACCACACTGGTGGATGGTTCAGGTGACAAAAATTCAATCAAGGCCAGAATCAACCAAATCCGCAAGCAGGTTGAGGAAACCACCTCTGATTATGATCGCGAAAAACTGCAGGAACGTCTGGCTAAATTGGCTGGCGGTGTTGCTGTGATCAATGTTGGCGCCGCGACCGAAATCGAAATGAAAGAGAAAAAAGCACGTGTTGAAGATGCCTTGCATGCAACCCGGGCCGCTGTGGAAGAAGGAATTGTTCCCGGTGGTGGCGTGGCTCTGTTGCGCTGTCTGGATAGCGTGAAAAAAGCTGTTGAAAGTCTGGAAAACGCTGACCAGAAAGTTGGTGCGCAAATCATTCTCAAGGCGCTGGAAGCCCCTGTGCGACAAATTGTGTCCAACGCTGGACTCGAAGGTGCGTTGATTGTGGACAAAATCAAAAACTCTTCAATCAATCAAGGATTTGATGCCGCGACTGAAACCTATGTTGATATGTTTGAGGCCGGTATCATTGACCCGACCAAAGTGGTTCGGACTGCTCTGGAAAACGCGGCATCTGTTGCAGGGATGATCCTGACCACAGAAGCGGCTGTGCATGAAATTCCTGAGAAAAAAGACGCTGGTGGTCCTCCTCCTGGAATGGGCGGAATGGGCGGAATGGGTGGAATGGGCGGCATGATGTAA